One Gammaproteobacteria bacterium genomic window, AACCGCGCTGGTTATAATGTGTCGTCCCTTGTCACGTAACGCCCGGGTCGCACCACGTATGGCCAGATTATTGGCCTCGGTGGCGCATCCTGTAAAGATGACTTCGTCAGCTTGGGCATCAATCAAGGTAGCCACTTTTTCGCGTGCCTCTTCCACCGCCCGATGTGCTTTACGACCATAAACATGGGTGGATGAAGGATTGCCAAAGTGAAGACGTAGATAGGGTTCGATAGCATCAACAACCATAGGATCGACCGGTGTGGTGGCGTTGTAGTCGAGATAGGTGGGTGCGTTCATGTTGTGCTTCTCCTGGTATGATTTCATCCGAGCTACTACCATTAAGTAACTGAAAATATCTAATCGGTCTTAGCCTTTCTGATTGTACTGGTTACAAATCGGTTGATCCCCAATTTTTTAGTGGTGACCTCTGTTTGTATTCAGCTACTTAACACAAGACACCTGGGGTCTATTTTCCCGATAGCTGACGCTGAAAAGAGTGTATTGAGCTTCGTATCTCGGCCAGCAGCGGACGCTCAACCATTGACACGGATACAGCCACTTTGAATTAACAACAAGCGCTCATCGCGCTTCTCAACTAACTACAACTGCGGTTACTCACTGACCGGGCATTGCGTTTATGCTTCCTACCCCCCGCGTAGATTAGAAGATAAAATTTCCGCCCAAATTGAATGATGAGATTGATTCGTCATTTGCAAAATCTTCAACATCAAACAAATTATAAGCTTCAACTCTAAGACTGAAATGACGATTGAGCATAATCTCGACACCGGCTGCAAGTAAAAACCCGTTACTATTCTCGCTTACGCTATCAAATGGTCCGGATAAAGTAGTATCAGCGAAATAAATACCACCCTGGCCAAATAGATTCAGCCGTGATTTGTTATTCCTTGAACTATTGACCGTTAGTACAAGATTGATTGTTTCAACTTGAACGTCAATATCGGTCAAACTCGTTACTTCCGAATCCCCAGAATTGAAAAAAGACAGCTCATAACCCAAACGACTGTCCTCAGGCCGATACCCAAAACGAAAAATCGATGCATCGCCATCCTCGATATCATCATAATCAAATTCAGACTCTCCTATGGTAACACCAAGATAGAAAGCCCCGGCTAAACCAACACGCCCCGAACCAGTTGGTCGATAATACGCAGAGGAAGGTGGATACGCTGGGCGGTAAAAGGGATCGTGATAGTGATAGGGATAGTGGTAATAGTGTTGATGACGATCATTGTCGTGATCAATATTTTTCGGATTTGTGATCTCTTTATATTCCGGTGTGTTTTTTATGATATCTCCGTATTCAGAGTCACTTCCAGAAAAGGATGGAAAACTCAATATTGATAATATAAAAAGCATTAAGCAGCGGATGTCGACAGGTTTCATATAATTGACCTCTCTCCCACAGGGTACCCACTTTTACTGAATAGACCGGATTATTAGTAACATGCTAGTAAGCAAATCATGAGTTTTGATTTGGCATACTGATACGAATCAATATTTATAGTGAGAGTTTGTTATGGGTCGATTATTGCCACTGACTCGCAGGATTAAAAGGCCTACTTTCTCCAAAGGAGACGCTCAATGAACAGTACTGGAAGGCAATCTTCGGCCAGTTCCAGATGACCGTACCCCATGATGAGAGCCATCCCTGATGTGGGAAATTAAT contains:
- a CDS encoding porin family protein, with the protein product MKPVDIRCLMLFILSILSFPSFSGSDSEYGDIIKNTPEYKEITNPKNIDHDNDRHQHYYHYPYHYHDPFYRPAYPPSSAYYRPTGSGRVGLAGAFYLGVTIGESEFDYDDIEDGDASIFRFGYRPEDSRLGYELSFFNSGDSEVTSLTDIDVQVETINLVLTVNSSRNNKSRLNLFGQGGIYFADTTLSGPFDSVSENSNGFLLAAGVEIMLNRHFSLRVEAYNLFDVEDFANDESISSFNLGGNFIF